From a region of the Cucumis sativus cultivar 9930 chromosome 6, Cucumber_9930_V3, whole genome shotgun sequence genome:
- the LOC116404682 gene encoding serine/threonine-protein phosphatase 7 long form homolog, whose amino-acid sequence MALLPHQCHNGQAMWTYVGPVICFHLVEKHQTDRVLRQFHMLQMPPEFCSTDQGLHQIDLRGKHDQDWSRIHAEHIAMWHSRNNFCAEAEATQKPTVSDNYFFWYTSITRRFMTPDGAYCYRMNNFVEDVRRVSMENNFEIFSPMCDEVMGDIDSLVQRTRRLNVADTDRRRIRRR is encoded by the exons ATGGCATTGCTTCCACATCAATGTCATAACGGTCAAGCGATGTGGACATATGTGGGTCCTGTGATTTGCTTTCATCTCGTTGAGAAGCATCAAACAGATCGTGTATTGCGACAGTTCCATATGCTACAAATGCCACCAGAGTTTTGCTCCACAGATCAGGGCCTACaccaaattgatttaagaggCAAGCACGATCAAGATTGGAGTAGGATTCATGCAGAACATATAGCAATGTGGCATTCACGAAATAATTTTTGTGCCGAAGCAGAAGCAACACAGAAGCCGACAGTATCagataactattttttctgGTACACGTCGATTACCCGACGCTTCATGACACCTGATGGCGCTTACTGTTATCGCATg aataattttgttgaagacgTACGTCGAGTCTCCAtggaaaacaattttgaaatttttagtcCAATGTGTGACGAAGTCATGGGAGATATAGACAGCCTTGTTCAGCGGACTCGACGTTTAAATGTTGCCGACACAGATCGTAGACGCATTCGACGGCGATGA
- the LOC101221014 gene encoding probable ubiquitin-conjugating enzyme E2 25: MASPSLPPSPPPLDGEDKHPTTVDGGDEPNRSLSSPSPPSFSFKRFDIVTDYSDHHYADSNLFPNCIGSDVSKKIMREWKVLERNLPESIFVRAYEERIDLLRAVIVGPSGTPYHDGLFFFDLAFTSDYPNTPPMVYYHSYGLRLNPNLYEDGYVCLSLINTWDGKEEERWNPSISTVLQILISIQGLVLNEKPYFNEPELEKDEADQGEIYSDAYNKEVYLLCCEMMMRLMKNPVKNYEEFVRNYFGGKGERILAACEAYSDGRVRVGRYNEKENNNNNNNNGENCKRGDVSAIFKTLMEKMHRDLHAAFLHFCTSS, encoded by the coding sequence ATGGCTTCTCCATCTCTTcctccttctcctcctcctctcgACGGCGAAGACAAACACCCCACCACCGTCGATGGCGGCGACGAACCAAACAGATCGCTTTCGTCTCCATCTCCACCGTCGTTCTCCTTCAAACGCTTCGACATCGTCACCGACTACTCCGATCACCATTACGCCGATTCCAACCTCTTTCCGAACTGCATTGGATCAGACGTCTCGAAGAAGATCATGAGAGAATGGAAGGTTCTCGAAAGGAATCTTCCGGAATCAATTTTCGTTCGGGCTTACGAAGAGCGAATCGATCTATTAAGAGCAGTAATCGTCGGTCCATCCGGAACACCATATCACGATGGATTATTCTTCTTCGATTTAGCCTTCACTTCAGACTATCCAAATACTCCACCAATGGTGTATTACCATTCCTACGGATTGAGATTGAACCCTAACCTATACGAAGACGGTTACGTTTGCTTAAGTTTAATCAACACCTGggatggaaaagaagaagagagatggAATCCATCAATTTCAACAGTTCTACAGATTTTAATATCGATTCAAGGGCTGGTGTTGAATGAGAAGCCGTATTTCAACGAACCGGAGTTGGAAAAAGATGAAGCGGATCAAGGGGAGATTTACTCAGATGCGTATAATAAGGAAGTGTATTTGTTGTGTTGTGAGATGATGATGAGATTGATGAAGAATCCGGTGAAGAATTATGAAGAATTTGTGAGGAATTACTTTGGGGGAAAAGGGGAAAGGATATTGGCAGCATGTGAAGCATATTCCGATGGAAGAGTTAGGGTTGGGAGGTACaatgaaaaagagaacaacaacaacaataataataatggtgaAAACTGTAAAAGAGGGGATGTTTCTGCCATTTTCAAGACGTTAATGGAGAAGATGCATCGGGATCTGCACGCAGCTTTTCTCCATTTCTGCACCTCCTCATAG
- the LOC101221248 gene encoding probable enoyl-CoA hydratase 1, peroxisomal, which yields MDRSSSENLILVNRESNGIAFITINRPKSLNSLTKHMMADLAHAFKSLDRDDSVRVIILSGSGRAFCSGVDLTAAEDVFKGDVKDVESDPVAQMELCRKPIIGAIAGFAITAGFEIALACDILIAAKGAKFIDTHARFGIFPSWGLSQKLGRIIGVNKAREVSLTAMPLTAEEAEKRGLVNQVVEGSELLKKAREVAEAILKNNQDLVVRYKSVINDGLKLDLGQALTLEKERAHAYYNGMTKEQFQKMQEFIAGRSSKRPSKL from the exons ATGGATCGCTCTTCGTCGGAAAATCTCATCCTCGTTAACAGAGAATCAAATGGGATCGCATTCATTACGATCAACCGCCCGAAGTCGTTGAATTCGTTAACGAAACATATGATGGCAGATTTAGCTCACGCGTTTAAGAGCTTAGACCGCGACGATTCTGTCCGGGTCATCATCCTCTCTGGATCAGGACGAGCCTTCTGCTCCGGTGTAGATCTAACTGCGGCTGAGGATGTTTTCAAGGGAGATGTGAAGGATGTTGAATCCGATCCCGTTGCGCAAATGGAACTCTGCCGGAAGCCGATCATCGGAGCGATTGCAGGTTTTGCTATCACCGCTGGATTTGAAATCGCTTTGGCTTGTGATATACTCATCGCTGCCAAAGGAGCCAAGTTCATCGACACTCATGCTAG ATTTGGGATATTTCCTTCATGGGGATTATCTCAGAAATTAGGAAGGATAATTGGAGTCAACAAAGCTCGTGAAGTATCGTTAACGGCGATGCCTCTAACGGCGGAGGAAGCAGAGAAGAGGGGATTGGTGAATCAGGTGGTTGAAGGAAGTGAATTGTTGAAGAAAGCTCGAGAGGTTGCGGAGGCAATCTTGAAGAACAATCAGGATTTGGTAGTGAGATACAAGTCAGTCATTAACGATGGCTTGAAGCTTGATCTTGGCCAAGCTCTTACGCTAGAAAAG GAGAGAGCTCATGCGTATTACAATGGAATGACGAAAGAACAATTCCAGAAAATGCAAGAATTCATAGCTGGTCGGAGCTCCAAGAGACCTTCcaagttataa
- the LOC101221485 gene encoding huntingtin-interacting protein K: MEAGDDGIERLVDSKDMQQQSKAFDKLTDRVEDRQLDSTRVQEAMASIAASAEADWNAMMLREKELAAVKINAADVDIIANELELDKKVAERTLREHKGDAVAAIRYLLR; the protein is encoded by the exons ATGGAAGCTGGAGACGATGGAATCGAGAGGCTGGTTGATTCGAAGGATATGCAACAACAGAGTAAAGCCTTCGATAAGCTCACTGATCGCGTTGAAGACCGTCAACTCGATTCCACTCGTGTTCAGGAG GCAATGGCGTCTATTGCTGCATCGGCTGAAGCCGATTGGAACGCTATGATGTTGAG AGAGAAAGAGCTTGCTGCTGTCAAGATAAATGCAGCTGACGTCGACATAATCGCAAATGAACTCGAG TTGGACAAGAAGGTTGCTGAAAGAACACTGCGAGAGCACAAAGGCGACGCTGTTGCTGCTATACGATATTTACTACGTTAA